In one Poecilia reticulata strain Guanapo linkage group LG8, Guppy_female_1.0+MT, whole genome shotgun sequence genomic region, the following are encoded:
- the LOC103469302 gene encoding transportin-2 isoform X2 — translation MSVSQGSFGALQKICEDSSELLDSDALNRPLNVMIPKFLQFFKHCSPKIRSHAIACVNQFIIGRAQALMDNIDTFIESLFVLAADEDSEVRKNVCRALVMLLEVRIDRLIPHMHSIIQYMLQRTQDPDENVALEACEFWLTLAEQPICKEALSGHLVQLTPVLVNGMKYSEIDIILLKGDVEEDEAVPDSEQDIKPRFHKSRTVTLQHEGGEGEEDEDIEDEDDDDDDDALTDWNLRKCSAAALDVLANVFRDELLPHLLPLLKGLLFHPDWVVKESGILVLGAIAEGCMQGMVPYLPELIPHLIQSLSDKKALVRSIACWTLSRYAHWVVSQPPDSYLKPLMTELLKRILDSNKRVQEAACSSFATLEEEACTELVPYLSFILDTLVFAFGKYQHKNLLILYDAIGTLADSVGHHLNQPEYIQKLMPPLIAKWNQLKDEDKDLFPLLECLSSVATALQSGFLPYCEPVYQRCVTLVQKTLAQAMMYNQHPDQYEAPDKDFMIVALDLLSGLAEGLGGHVEQLVARSNIMTLLFQCMQDTMPEVRQSSFALLGDLTKACFLHVKPCIAEFMPILGLNLNPEFISVCNNATWAIGEISMQMGAEMQPYVGMVLPHLVEIINRPNTPKTLLENTAITIGRLGFVCPQEVAPQLQHFIRPWCTSLRNIRDNEEKDSAFRGICVMIGVNPAGVVQDFIFFCDAVASWVSPKDDLRDMFYKILHGFKDQVGEENWQQFSEQFPPLLKERLSACYGV, via the exons ATGTCCGTGTCTCAGGGCTCGTTCGGGGCATTGCAGAAGATCTGCGAGGACTCGTCGGAGCTGCTGGACAGCGACGCTTTGAACAGGCCCCTCAACGTTATGATACCTAAATTTCTTCAGTTCTTCAAGCATTGCAGTCCAAAGATTAG GTCCCACGCTATTGCCTGCGTGAACCAGTTCATCATCGGGAGAGCACAGGCGCTCATGGACAACATTGACACCTTTATAGAG AGTCTGTTTGTGCTGGCAGCAGATGAAGACTCCGAGGTCCGTAAGAACGTGTGCCGAGCACTGGTCATGTTGCTGGAAGTCCGCATCGATCGTCTAATCCCCCACATGCACAGCATCATTCAG TATATGCTGCAGCGGACTCAGGATCCTGATGAGAACGTGGCTCTGGAAGCCTGCGAGTTCTGGTTGACTTTAGCAGAGCAACCCATTTGTAAGGAGGCGCTGTCTGGACATCTGGTGCA ACTGACCCCTGTTCTAGTAAACGGGATGAAGTATTCAGAGATCGACATCATACTATTGAAG GGAGATGTGGAGGAAGACGAGGCGGTGCCGGACAGCGAGCAGGACATCAAGCCCCGCTTCCACAAGTCGCGCACCGTCACCTTGCAGCATGAAGGAGGGGAGGGCGAAGAGGACGAAGATATCGAAGATGAGGATGATGACGATGACGACGATGCGCTGACTGACTGGAACCTGC GAAAGTGTTCAGCTGCAGCGCTCGACGTTCTGGCCAACGTGTTCCGTGACGAGCTGCTGCCCCACCTTCTGCCGCTTCTGAAAGGGTTGCTCTTCCACCCGGACTGGGTCGTCAAGGAGTCTGGCATCCTGGTGCTTGGAGCCATAGCTGAAG GTTGCATGCAGGGCATGGTGCCCTACCTGCCTGAGCTCATCCCTCACCTCATCCAGAGTCTGAGCGACAAGAAGGCCCTGGTGCGCTCGATCGCCTGCTGGACCTTGAGTCGCTACGCGCATTGGGTGGTCTCCCAGCCCCCAGACTCCTACCTCAAGCCCCTCATGACGGAGCTCCTGAAGCGCATCTTGGACAGCAACAAGAGGGTGCAGGAGGCCGCCTGCAG CTCCTTTGCCACCCTGGAGGAGGAGGCATGCACAGAACTGGTCCCCTACCTGAGCTTCATCCTGGACACGCTGGTGTTTGCCTTCGGGAAGTACCAGCACAAGAATCTCCTCATCCTCTACGATGCTATCGGGACTTTGGCAGATTCAGTGGGTCACCATCTTAATCAACCT GAGTACATTCAGAAGCTGATGCCCCCTTTAATAGCAAAGTGGAATCAGCTAAAAGATGAAGACAAGGATCTTTTCCCATTATTAGAG tgtCTGTCGTCCGTAGCGACAGCGCTTCAAAGCGGCTTCCTGCCGTATTGTGAGCCTGTTTATCAGCGCTGCGTCACGTTGGTCCAGAAGACGCTTGCTCAGGCCATG ATGTACAACCAGCATCCTGACCAGTACGAGGCTCCAGACAAGGATTTTATGATCGTGGCCTTGGATCTGCTGAGTGGGCTTGCCGAGGGGCTCGGTGGCCACGTGGAGCAGCTAGTGGCTCGATCGAACATAATGACCCTTCTTTTTCAGTGCATGCAG GACACCATGCCAGAAGTGAGGCAAAGCTCCTTCGCCCTGCTGGGGGATCTAACCAAGGCGTGCTTCCTCCATGTGAAGCCCTGCATTG CTGAGTTTATGCCCATCCTGGGGCTCAACCTGAACCCAGAGTTTATCTCTGTGTGTAACAACGCCACCTGGGCCATCGGGGAGATCTCTATGCAAATGG GTGCAGAGATGCAGCCTTACGTCGGCATGGTGCTCCCTCATCTGGTGGAGATCATCAACAGACCCAACACACCCAAAactctgctggaaaacacag CCATTACGATCGGCAGACTCGGGTTCGTCTGCCCTCAGGAAGTGGCCCCACAGCTGCAGCATTTCATCAGACCCTG gtgCACGTCATTGAGAAATATTAGAGACAACGAGGAGAAGGACTCGGCTTTTCGGGGAATCTGCGTTATGATTGGTGTCAATCCTGCAGGAGTTGTACAG gactttattttcttctgtgacGCTGTGGCTTCATGGGTCAGCCCAAAGGACGACCTGCGAGATATGTTTTATAAG atCCTACATGGCTTCAAGGACCAGGTGGGGGAAGAGAACTGGCAGCAGTTCTCTGAGCAGTTCCCCCCTCTGTTGAAAGAGCGACTATCGGCCTGCTACGGTGTCTAA
- the LOC103469302 gene encoding transportin-2 isoform X1, translated as MEWQPDEQGLQQVLQLLKDSQSPNTVTQRAVQQKLEQLNQFPDFNNYLIFVLTRLKTEDEPTRSLSGLILKNNVKAHYQNFPSGVSDFIKRECLNSIGDPSPLIRATIGILITTIASKGELQSWPELLPQLCNLLDSEDYNTCEGSFGALQKICEDSSELLDSDALNRPLNVMIPKFLQFFKHCSPKIRSHAIACVNQFIIGRAQALMDNIDTFIESLFVLAADEDSEVRKNVCRALVMLLEVRIDRLIPHMHSIIQYMLQRTQDPDENVALEACEFWLTLAEQPICKEALSGHLVQLTPVLVNGMKYSEIDIILLKGDVEEDEAVPDSEQDIKPRFHKSRTVTLQHEGGEGEEDEDIEDEDDDDDDDALTDWNLRKCSAAALDVLANVFRDELLPHLLPLLKGLLFHPDWVVKESGILVLGAIAEGCMQGMVPYLPELIPHLIQSLSDKKALVRSIACWTLSRYAHWVVSQPPDSYLKPLMTELLKRILDSNKRVQEAACSSFATLEEEACTELVPYLSFILDTLVFAFGKYQHKNLLILYDAIGTLADSVGHHLNQPEYIQKLMPPLIAKWNQLKDEDKDLFPLLECLSSVATALQSGFLPYCEPVYQRCVTLVQKTLAQAMMYNQHPDQYEAPDKDFMIVALDLLSGLAEGLGGHVEQLVARSNIMTLLFQCMQDTMPEVRQSSFALLGDLTKACFLHVKPCIAEFMPILGLNLNPEFISVCNNATWAIGEISMQMGAEMQPYVGMVLPHLVEIINRPNTPKTLLENTAITIGRLGFVCPQEVAPQLQHFIRPWCTSLRNIRDNEEKDSAFRGICVMIGVNPAGVVQDFIFFCDAVASWVSPKDDLRDMFYKILHGFKDQVGEENWQQFSEQFPPLLKERLSACYGV; from the exons ATGGAGTGGCAGCCAGATGAACAGGGACTCCAGCAGGTCCTCCAGCTGCTTAAAGACTCCCAGTCGCCCAACACTGTCACACAAAGAGCAGTCCAACAA AAACTTGAACAACTCAATCAGTTCCCCGATTTCAACAACTATCTCATCTTTGTCCTCACAAGACTGAAAACTGAAG ATGAGCCGACTCGCTCTTTGAGTGGTTTGATACTGAAGAACAATGTTAAGGCCCACTACCAGAACTTTCCTTCAGGAGTTTCCGATTTCATCAAGCGGGAATGCCTCAACAGCATCGGCGATCCGTCGCCGCTTATCCGGGCCACAattg GCATCCTCATCACTACGATCGCCTCCAAAGGAGAACTGCAATCATGGCCGGAGCTGCTCCCACAGCTCTGCAACTTGCTCGACTCGGAGGATTACAACACTTGTGAG GGCTCGTTCGGGGCATTGCAGAAGATCTGCGAGGACTCGTCGGAGCTGCTGGACAGCGACGCTTTGAACAGGCCCCTCAACGTTATGATACCTAAATTTCTTCAGTTCTTCAAGCATTGCAGTCCAAAGATTAG GTCCCACGCTATTGCCTGCGTGAACCAGTTCATCATCGGGAGAGCACAGGCGCTCATGGACAACATTGACACCTTTATAGAG AGTCTGTTTGTGCTGGCAGCAGATGAAGACTCCGAGGTCCGTAAGAACGTGTGCCGAGCACTGGTCATGTTGCTGGAAGTCCGCATCGATCGTCTAATCCCCCACATGCACAGCATCATTCAG TATATGCTGCAGCGGACTCAGGATCCTGATGAGAACGTGGCTCTGGAAGCCTGCGAGTTCTGGTTGACTTTAGCAGAGCAACCCATTTGTAAGGAGGCGCTGTCTGGACATCTGGTGCA ACTGACCCCTGTTCTAGTAAACGGGATGAAGTATTCAGAGATCGACATCATACTATTGAAG GGAGATGTGGAGGAAGACGAGGCGGTGCCGGACAGCGAGCAGGACATCAAGCCCCGCTTCCACAAGTCGCGCACCGTCACCTTGCAGCATGAAGGAGGGGAGGGCGAAGAGGACGAAGATATCGAAGATGAGGATGATGACGATGACGACGATGCGCTGACTGACTGGAACCTGC GAAAGTGTTCAGCTGCAGCGCTCGACGTTCTGGCCAACGTGTTCCGTGACGAGCTGCTGCCCCACCTTCTGCCGCTTCTGAAAGGGTTGCTCTTCCACCCGGACTGGGTCGTCAAGGAGTCTGGCATCCTGGTGCTTGGAGCCATAGCTGAAG GTTGCATGCAGGGCATGGTGCCCTACCTGCCTGAGCTCATCCCTCACCTCATCCAGAGTCTGAGCGACAAGAAGGCCCTGGTGCGCTCGATCGCCTGCTGGACCTTGAGTCGCTACGCGCATTGGGTGGTCTCCCAGCCCCCAGACTCCTACCTCAAGCCCCTCATGACGGAGCTCCTGAAGCGCATCTTGGACAGCAACAAGAGGGTGCAGGAGGCCGCCTGCAG CTCCTTTGCCACCCTGGAGGAGGAGGCATGCACAGAACTGGTCCCCTACCTGAGCTTCATCCTGGACACGCTGGTGTTTGCCTTCGGGAAGTACCAGCACAAGAATCTCCTCATCCTCTACGATGCTATCGGGACTTTGGCAGATTCAGTGGGTCACCATCTTAATCAACCT GAGTACATTCAGAAGCTGATGCCCCCTTTAATAGCAAAGTGGAATCAGCTAAAAGATGAAGACAAGGATCTTTTCCCATTATTAGAG tgtCTGTCGTCCGTAGCGACAGCGCTTCAAAGCGGCTTCCTGCCGTATTGTGAGCCTGTTTATCAGCGCTGCGTCACGTTGGTCCAGAAGACGCTTGCTCAGGCCATG ATGTACAACCAGCATCCTGACCAGTACGAGGCTCCAGACAAGGATTTTATGATCGTGGCCTTGGATCTGCTGAGTGGGCTTGCCGAGGGGCTCGGTGGCCACGTGGAGCAGCTAGTGGCTCGATCGAACATAATGACCCTTCTTTTTCAGTGCATGCAG GACACCATGCCAGAAGTGAGGCAAAGCTCCTTCGCCCTGCTGGGGGATCTAACCAAGGCGTGCTTCCTCCATGTGAAGCCCTGCATTG CTGAGTTTATGCCCATCCTGGGGCTCAACCTGAACCCAGAGTTTATCTCTGTGTGTAACAACGCCACCTGGGCCATCGGGGAGATCTCTATGCAAATGG GTGCAGAGATGCAGCCTTACGTCGGCATGGTGCTCCCTCATCTGGTGGAGATCATCAACAGACCCAACACACCCAAAactctgctggaaaacacag CCATTACGATCGGCAGACTCGGGTTCGTCTGCCCTCAGGAAGTGGCCCCACAGCTGCAGCATTTCATCAGACCCTG gtgCACGTCATTGAGAAATATTAGAGACAACGAGGAGAAGGACTCGGCTTTTCGGGGAATCTGCGTTATGATTGGTGTCAATCCTGCAGGAGTTGTACAG gactttattttcttctgtgacGCTGTGGCTTCATGGGTCAGCCCAAAGGACGACCTGCGAGATATGTTTTATAAG atCCTACATGGCTTCAAGGACCAGGTGGGGGAAGAGAACTGGCAGCAGTTCTCTGAGCAGTTCCCCCCTCTGTTGAAAGAGCGACTATCGGCCTGCTACGGTGTCTAA
- the il12rb2l gene encoding interleukin 12 receptor, beta 2a, like — translation MATPTTWWLLPVLLVTFPYCCCSSPGPPAPPSNLECCRPCNKTHCSVIECIWDPKPHPDIGPNYILHWKPENEEEEPVTTRYSLDGKIRRENFESHGELRVWVQNQNGSVKSQEIVIHTQHIVKPPPPTITSSDEDPLEIHWSTICDKLELNVGVCDVRYRTEDDQNWIWTDYNLSSSYGVNEPQPGTVYKFQVRCKCDPSLMSDWSPSFPKKSAESSPVGEVDAWLDCGLLLSNSDCFLNWKNLSISQARGYILGYEIAVFYNNRTEQLINVSMGNPSSLFVYDEMKWRLTSSLKNVSSFSISAYNALGATKTSRLPRPISGKQATEPKIYLKLNEKNLTVSWNQSSKVSDNIKQYVVQYKECLPGSGSDWIKVDKKQTTAFFKGTFKKYTSYQVSLFAVSNLNVISQLATATGYSAQGVPSKVTSFKVSDIVGTKVTLTWEPVPCSNQRGEILYYEIGLNMQGDPNHISIPVRHINVSGITYTLEALSPGQEYTVWIRAVTAAGPSEKVNKTFKINHHEDYAFVTPIVVIVLLVIAIALISFILCVFHGAKKECPLLPQCLYEKVPDPSNSQIFKQMKRQINEPLTWMRGPLYEPYPTISILEIVEIKSKVFDPDMMKKENGCPLMDCQDDQQKDPTRESSGFTDSRYGRKEYSKMVDSDEERNDCWSSSEEEQSTSGYEKHFMPSPLEVMVE, via the exons ATGGCCACACCTACGACGTGGTGGCTGCTGCCCGTCTTGCTGGTCACCTTCCCGTACTGTTGTTGTTCTAGCCCAG gtcctcctgctcctccctcTAACCTTGAGTGCTGCAGACCGTGCAATAAGACGCACTGTTCAGTTATTGAATGCATTTGGGATCCAAAACCCCACCCTGATATCGGTCCTAACTACATCCTTCACTGGAAGCCAGAAAATGAAGA GGAGGAGCCTGTGACCACTCGGTATAGCTTAGATGGGAAAATCCGTCGGGAAAACTTTGAGAGCCATGGAGAACTCCGGGTTTGGGTCCAGAATCAGAACGGTTCTGTCAAATCTCAGGAAATTGTTATCCATACCCAACACATCG TCAAACCGCCCCCACCAACAATCACATCAAGCGATGAAGATCCGTTAGAAATTCACTGGAGCACCATCTGTGACAAGCTAGAGCTTAATGTCGGAGTCTGTGACGTTAGATATCGTACTGAGGATGACCAAAACTGGATTTGG ACTGACTATAACTTAAGTAGCAGCTATGGAGTCAACGAACCCCAGCCCGGCACAGTTTACAAATTTCAGGTCCGTTGTAAATGTGACCCGAGCCTGATGAGTGACTGGAGTCCaagctttccaaaaaaaagtgCTGAGTCGT CTCCAGTTGGAGAGGTTGATGCATGGTTGGACTGCGGGCTGCTTTTGTCAAACTCTGACTGTTTTCTGAACTGGAAG AATCTTTCCATTTCTCAGGCCCGAGGTTACATTCTTGGATATGAAATCGCAGTTTTCTACAATAATCGCACTGAACAGCTAATAAATGTGTCCATGGGCAATCCAAGCAGCCTCTTTGTGTATGATGAAATGAAGTGGCGCCTCACCTCATCTCTGAAGAATGTGTCATCCTTTAGTATATCAGCCTACAATGCTCTCGGTGCTACAAAGACTTCTCGCCTGCCTAGGCCGATATCAG GAAAACAAGCAACTGAGCCAAAAATTTACCTCAAGTTGAACGAAAAGAACCTCACTGTATCCTGGAATCAGTCCTCCAAGGTTTCCGACAACATCAAACAGTATGTGGTGCAATACAAAGAGTGTCTACCTGGCAGCGGATCTGACTGGATCAAAGTGGACAAGAAACAGACCACAGCCTTTTTTAAAG gtacatttaaaaagtacacaTCATACCAAGTATCATTGTTTGCAGTGTCAAACTTGAATGTAATTAGTCAGCTTGCAACAGCTACAGGATATTCAGCTCAGGGAG ttCCCTCCAAAGTGACTTCATTCAAAGTGTCTGATATTGTTGGAACTAAGGTGACTCTGACTTGGGAGCCAGTTCCCTGTTCCAACCAGAGGGGGGAGATCTTGTACTATGAAATAGGACTGAACATGCAAGGAG ATCCAAACCACATTTCTATTCCAGTGCGCCACATAAATGTCTCGGGTATCACTTACACGCTGGAGGCTCTTAGTCCAGGTCAGGAATACACGGTTTGGATAAGGGCTGTGACTGCTGCTGGGCCCAGTGAAAAGgtcaacaaaacattcaaaatcaATCATCATGAAGATTATG CATTTGTGACTCCCATTGTGGTGATTGTGCTGCTGGTCATCGCCATAGCTCTCATCAGTTTCATACTGTG tgtttttcaTGGAGCCAAAAAAGAGTGCCCACTCCTACCTCAGTGTCTTTATGAGAAAGTGCCAGATCCCAGCAACAGCCAAATCTTCAAACAAATGAAGCGCCAG ATTAACGAGCCCTTGACTTGGATGCGCGGTCCCCTCTACGAACCTTATCCAACGATCTCTATTTTGGAAATTGTGGAAATAAAGTCCAAGGTTTTCGACCCTGACATGATGAAAAAGGAGAATGGCTGTCCCCTGATGGACTGCCAAGATGATCAACAGAAGGATCCCACCAGAGAAAGCAGTGGCTTTACAGATAGCAGATATGGGAGGAAGGAGTACAGTAAAATGGTCGACTCTGATGAAGAGAGGAATGATTGTTGGAGCTCATCAGAGGAAGAACAGTCTACCTCAGGTTATGAAAAGCACTTCATGCCCTCTCCTTTGGAAGTAATGGTGGAGTAA
- the rln3a gene encoding relaxin-3a yields MWKAVVMAVCLLVAGVGAQPMEDPTYGVKLCGREFIRAVIFTCGGSRWKRSHRSQDVSEDPFTSHQDESSEGLTSNFMVENFLQTTKDLSFTPQNNPNGGFSRSTRSFITDEILEALRKADRKGRDVVVGLSNACCKWGCSKSEISSLC; encoded by the exons ATGTGGAAAGCAGTGGTAATGGCCGTGTGTTTGCTTGTGGCTGGGGTTGGAGCTCAGCCCATGGAGGATCCAACGTATGGGGTGAAACTCTGTGGCAGAGAGTTTATTCGAGCAGTCATCTTCACCTGCGGAGGATCACGTTGGAAACGATCACATAGAAGTCAAG ATGTTTCAGAAGACCCATTCACCTCCCATCAAGATGAGTCTTCAGAGGGCTTGACCTCCAACTTTATGGTTGAAAACTTCCTTCAAACAACCAAAGACCTCAGCTTCACGCCTCAAAACAACCCTAATGGTGGGTTCAGCAGGTCCACCCGGTCATTCATTACTGATGAAATCCTGGAGGCTCTACGGAAAGCTGACCGCAAAGGTCGGGACGTCGTGGTGGGTCTGTCCAACGCCTGCTGCAAGTGGGGCTGCAGCAAAAGCGAGATCAGCTCCCTTTGCTGA